Proteins encoded by one window of Flavobacterium sp. N502540:
- a CDS encoding acyl-CoA thioesterase, whose protein sequence is MTKRKEQFNEATELTVSHEIRIRFNETDPLGIVWHGNYITYFEDGREAFGRQHGLTYLDIAKTGYTTPIVKSKCEHKLSLRYGDVVTIETTVIDTPAAKMIYRFRILDDKGEVACTGETVQVFLDQEGNLMLTNPPFYEEWKRKVGLLK, encoded by the coding sequence ATGACAAAAAGAAAAGAACAGTTTAACGAAGCAACCGAACTAACCGTTTCACATGAAATCAGAATTCGTTTTAACGAAACGGATCCGCTTGGAATCGTTTGGCACGGCAATTATATCACCTATTTTGAAGACGGACGTGAAGCCTTTGGCCGTCAACACGGACTTACCTATTTGGATATTGCCAAAACAGGCTACACAACTCCAATCGTAAAATCGAAATGCGAACACAAATTGTCTTTGCGTTATGGCGATGTGGTAACCATAGAAACTACGGTAATTGACACACCCGCCGCCAAAATGATCTATCGTTTCAGGATACTGGACGATAAAGGTGAAGTGGCTTGTACCGGAGAAACCGTTCAGGTTTTTTTAGATCAGGAAGGAAATCTAATGTTGACCAATCCTCCTTTTTATGAAGAATGGAAACGAAAAGTTGGGCTGTTGAAGTAA
- a CDS encoding ABC transporter permease yields MVYKIWMSVVKEFLLLKRDLGGLIILFIMPLVLVITVTLIQDSTFKTVSDNKIQILLVDNDKGSVSKTVFDNLEKSQLFSVVTQIDHKPITEEIAREAVYKGKFQLAIVIPEKLSVDLQTKIDQNVENIVSKMGLTETDTSAQAKKPAVIKEKEVKLYFDPAVQMSFKNAVMSSIDKMISQIETKSIYTTFQNQLGEGNAEFEQKSFITFKEIIPKINNKEVRPNSVQHNVPAWTLFAIFFIVIPLSINIVKEKSQGTFVRLLTNPVSNIVVIIGKTITYSAICMIQFYMMVAVAIFLFPHIGLPPLNVEGHLFLMSVVALFSGFAAIGFGILLGTVASTQEQSAPFGATSVIILAAIGGIWVPVFAMPGIMQLIAKSSPMNWGLEAFYDVLLRNVSFLEIIPKISLLFLFFIITTSIALFYDKKKRTV; encoded by the coding sequence ATGGTATATAAAATTTGGATGTCGGTCGTAAAAGAATTCCTCCTGCTCAAGCGAGATCTGGGTGGTTTGATCATTTTATTCATCATGCCTTTGGTTTTGGTAATCACAGTAACCTTAATTCAGGACAGTACTTTCAAAACCGTTAGCGATAATAAAATTCAGATTTTACTGGTTGATAACGACAAAGGTTCAGTGTCTAAAACCGTTTTTGATAATTTGGAGAAAAGTCAGCTTTTTAGTGTGGTCACACAAATTGATCATAAACCCATCACGGAAGAAATTGCCAGGGAAGCCGTTTACAAAGGAAAGTTTCAGCTGGCCATTGTAATTCCGGAAAAACTAAGTGTTGATCTGCAAACCAAAATTGATCAGAATGTTGAAAACATTGTGAGCAAAATGGGGCTAACAGAAACAGATACTTCGGCTCAAGCCAAAAAACCGGCAGTAATTAAAGAAAAGGAAGTTAAATTGTATTTTGATCCTGCGGTTCAAATGAGCTTCAAGAATGCTGTGATGAGTTCCATCGATAAGATGATTTCTCAAATCGAAACAAAATCCATTTATACCACTTTTCAAAATCAGCTGGGAGAAGGAAATGCCGAATTTGAACAAAAAAGTTTCATCACCTTTAAAGAAATTATTCCCAAAATAAACAACAAAGAAGTGCGTCCGAACTCCGTACAGCATAATGTTCCGGCCTGGACACTTTTTGCCATATTTTTTATTGTAATTCCTTTATCTATCAATATTGTAAAAGAAAAATCTCAGGGAACGTTTGTTCGTTTATTAACCAATCCGGTTTCTAATATTGTGGTTATAATCGGTAAAACCATCACCTACTCTGCCATTTGTATGATACAGTTTTACATGATGGTCGCTGTGGCAATCTTTTTATTTCCGCATATTGGTTTGCCTCCTTTGAATGTTGAAGGCCATTTATTTTTAATGAGTGTTGTAGCCTTATTTTCAGGTTTCGCGGCCATTGGTTTCGGAATTTTATTGGGAACGGTCGCAAGCACGCAGGAACAATCGGCTCCTTTTGGTGCGACAAGTGTTATTATCCTGGCGGCGATTGGCGGAATCTGGGTTCCTGTTTTTGCAATGCCCGGCATCATGCAGCTTATAGCTAAATCATCACCCATGAACTGGGGGTTAGAAGCTTTCTATGATGTTTTACTCCGCAACGTATCTTTCCTTGAAATCATTCCAAAAATAAGTTTGTTATTTTTGTTCTTCATTATCACAACATCCATTGCATTATTCTATGACAAAAAGAAAAGAACAGTTTAA
- a CDS encoding ABC transporter ATP-binding protein, with translation MQSIIKIESLSKKYKNADLYSLNDVSLEINQGQIFGLLGPNGAGKTTLISMLCGLIKPTSGHFTIDGLNYTHHSSKIKKIIGVVPQEYALYPTLTARENLHYFGSMYGLKGNYLKDKVIETLDLLGLLKFADKRIETFSGGMKRRVNLIAGILHNPKVLFLDEPTVGVDVQSKNAIIDYLKFLNQNGTTIIYTSHHLAEAEDFCTHIAILDRGRIYAQGTPSSLIASTEEARNLEEVFISLTGKDFRDGI, from the coding sequence TTGCAATCCATAATAAAAATAGAATCCCTTTCGAAAAAGTACAAAAATGCAGATCTGTATTCTTTGAACGACGTTTCGCTGGAGATTAATCAAGGACAGATTTTTGGGTTATTGGGACCTAATGGTGCCGGAAAAACCACTTTAATCTCCATGCTTTGCGGGCTGATCAAACCAACCTCAGGGCATTTCACGATCGATGGGCTGAATTACACCCATCATTCCTCCAAAATCAAAAAAATTATTGGCGTTGTCCCTCAGGAATACGCATTGTATCCTACTTTGACAGCCCGAGAAAATTTACATTATTTCGGAAGCATGTACGGACTAAAAGGCAATTACCTAAAAGACAAGGTCATTGAAACCTTAGATCTTTTAGGATTGTTAAAATTTGCCGACAAGCGTATTGAGACTTTCTCAGGCGGTATGAAGCGCAGAGTCAATCTGATTGCCGGAATTTTACACAATCCCAAAGTTTTGTTTTTAGACGAACCAACTGTTGGCGTTGACGTACAATCGAAAAATGCCATCATAGACTATTTAAAATTCTTAAATCAAAACGGAACCACCATTATATATACGTCACATCATTTGGCAGAAGCGGAAGACTTCTGTACTCATATTGCCATTTTAGATCGCGGCAGAATTTATGCGCAAGGTACCCCTTCAAGCTTAATTGCTTCTACTGAAGAAGCCCGCAATCTTGAAGAAGTTTTTATTTCATTAACCGGTAAAGACTTTAGAGATGGTATATAA